agctgtggatctgactcactgccattaaatatgtgcaaattcaaGCCTTAATAAAACGTTGAATTTATAGCTGTTTGAGGTCCAGGTGTGTCGCTCAGGACCTAAATAACATTGAGACAAATTTATCTCCACAGTTCTCTCTTTAAGGTTGACGGACTTCATTACCCATAAATCATGTCATGTGACTGTTACACTCATCAGCAAGTCCAGCCTCTATTGGACGGAGCGCCTGCTTGGCAACAATTTAGTTTGGAATTTGAGTTTTGATTCACCTGAAATTGGCTCTAGAAAATCTTTCCACCTGCAGCCTTTACATCGCCACGTTTGGTGGGCGGAGTTaccaaaaaatagaaaaaagtcGACGTCCAGAGGAACTTTTACAAACGTCTCTGTCATCTAAACACAACGCTGCGCCACAAGTGTTTCATAGTGTCTGCATTGTTGTTTCGCTGCCGATGTCCTGCGGGTGCACTTCCCATCTTAAGGTCAATGTGGTGCTCTTCTCGAGTCTCGAGTCAAACCGGCAGGTCACATTAGATCCCCGCTCTGAACATGGCAGCAGTTTTCACAGTATCTGTATTTTCGTGGCTCAGCCTTTGTTATCGACAGTGACGGGCAGCAGAGGGACCGCCGCCTCGCTCCTCTCAGCCTCGCCGCCATCTTTCATCGCATTTGTCCTGGCTTGACAGTCggccagcttcttcttcttctcctcctccttcttcttctcctccgcTTCCGAATTTACCCTCGGGAGAGGCGGGAACTCCCGGCAGTACGGCGGCGGCAGGCATGGCACGAGGTGCACCTCGCCAATTTCATTCATGAGCTGCACGCAGGTGTAGAAATCCTGCGGCGAGCGGCTGGTGGCAACGGGAGCGGGGACGGTGTTCGGAAGGCCTGGATGTCCCATAACGCTGTACTCTGTCCCCGGCAGCGACACGATCTCTGGTCTTGGCCACGAGGAAGGCGGGTCCAGTGAAGGAGCAAAGGGTTCGGGAGGCGAGGAGCAGTAGGGCGACAGGCCCTGCAGGTACGATGACGGATGTTGGGTTGTGAGGTGGTGATGGGCCGCCACGGGCGTCAGGTCGCACGGAACCATCAAGGCATCCTTCTGCCGGTCCGTCTGGTCGGCTGGGACGCTGCAGTCCTTCGGCGTGGTGAGATAGACGTCATTGGTGCTGACGTGGTCCCAAACCTCCTCCGTGTAGCTCGGAGGCCTGTAGCTGTGGAAGTTACTGAAGTGACGGTTGATTTCATCCAAGTTCCCCTTCTGAGGACGGAGGTgacaggaaggagagaggaagaggatgaagacaacaggaaaagaaatggagggagaaaaataaagaaaaagatatGTTAAAGGACAGagcaaaaaaaggcaaataaataaaagacaaatgaaacaatgaacagaagggaggaaaaaggaaacgtaggaaggaagaggaggaaaaagacgGTGAAAGCACAAATTAAAGgagaaaaagggaaagaaaagaggaatGAAACAGCCAAAAGGTAAGgacaacaaacaagaaaagaaagtaCAGGGGTTGATAGGTAtggagagaaaggagaaaaatgaggaggaggaggagatgaagaaagTGAAGAAAATTACTAAGGAAAACAGGAGGAGagatataatatataaaaagaagaaaagatattaaattaaaaaatgaaaagtgaGTAGCAGTGTTACCTTTAGCAGCAGCGGGTCAATGCCGATGATCCGCGGCTTTGGAATGGGCGGCAGGAAGTAGTCTTTTATTCTGAAGGTTAAAACATAAAGAGAGGAAGtttgaaaagggaaaaaaaggtcaCCTGTGACTGttcaacccagttgccagaataaatgttagcaCTGTACGATATGTTGAGACTttctttacgtttcaacaacCCTGTGGTTACGCTaaggcacaaaacccacttggttatggttaggaaaagatgatTTGTCACAAACGCTGCTGAAAACATGGCCAAAGGTTTGGTTTGGTGGCAAAAATGCCACTGGATCTGCAGTGTgaggtccctaaaaaacactaGCATTATGTGGCACAAATGGCGCTGAAAATGCATTGATGGGTCACTTAACAACACCCACCTTTAATGGCACAAACACTACTTGAAATGCAGCAACGGGTCGCTAAAAGAGTTTGTTGATACAAACGCTGCTGAAAATGTGGCAACAGGTGACTAACATAACCGGCATTTGGTAgcacaaacaccactggaaatgcagcataaaAAACACCAGCATTATGTCGTACAAATGTTGCTAGAAATGTGgcgacaggttgctaaaaaaaacctgTGTTTAGTGGCACAAACACTGCCTCAAACATGGCCACAGGTCactgaaaaataccaaaaaaacatcatctggttactaaaaaacacccacgtatGGTGGCACAAACGCCGCTGGAAATGTGCCGACAGGTTGCtaaacacacttgtgtttaGTGGAAATACAGCAACGGATTGCTTAAGAACACCAACATTACGTGGCACAAacgccacttggttatggttaggaaaagatcatgatttggcacaaacactgctgaaaacATGGCCAAAGGTCAcaaaatttttttttggcacaaacGCCACTGGATATGCAGTTtcaggtcactaaaaaaacacTAGCATTATGTGGCACAAATGGCGCTGAAAATGCAGCAACGGGTCACTTAACAACACCCACCTTTAATGGCACAAACACTACTTGAAATGCAGCAACGGGTCGCTAAAAGAGTTTGTTGATAcaaatgctgctgaaaacatggccatgggtcacaaaaaaaaacgtgtttggtggcacaaacgtAGCTGAAAATGTGGCAACAGGTGACTAACACAAGcaacatttggtggcacaaacaccactggaaatgcagcattgAGACCAGCACTATGTGGTACAACCGTTGCTGGAAATGTGGCAACAAGTTGCTAAAACAATCAAACATGGCCACAGgtcactgaaaaaacaacatgttgatGGCACAAACAGCTGTAAATGCAGCATCTggtggcacaaacaccactggaaatgtgccgacaggttgctaaaaacacttgtgttttgtggcacaaacactgctggaaatacagcaaCGGATTGCTTAAGAACACCAACATTACGTGGCACAAacgccactggaaatgcagtgaggagtcactacaaaacacccacatttagtgTCACAAGCTCTACATGAAACGCAGCAACAGGTTGCTGAAAGAGTTTGTTGATGCAAACACTGCTAGAGCATGGCCACGGCTCATTAACAACACTTGTTTAGtggcacaaatgctgctggagAATGCAGCGAAGGGTCGCTAAAGAACACCCAAATTTAGTGGCACAAACGCAGCTGTGCCTAATTATGCTAATTTGAATCTGatgaatgttttatttcccTCACTTGTATCGATCCTTTAACACATTTCCTTTAATGTGAATCGGTGTAAAGTGCAGTTTCAGCTGCAGAGCGAGGCGTCATTATTTCTGCAGCTGTAATGTTGATAATGTTGCATTAAATATGAAATGCAGTAAAACTCACCTCCTGCTCTGTGGAATGACTCCGAAGGCGATGACCAGCAGAGCCACGACACCGACTCCTGTCACCAGGATCAGCACCAGGAGTTTACCTGCACAGGTTCAACCAGAGACACTTCATTAGAGTCACAACTCAGCTTCTCTGTCCCTCCCCCCACCATTCCTCCCCTTCAGCTTCAGGGCTGCACATTTAATTGGAAAAGAAAATGCTGACAGCAGGGTTCCCTCGGACTGCAGGATAATCCCTGACTCCAGATCAGCCCACATGTGAGTCAAGCACAGCCTGAAGCTCCGACGCTGTGCTGTAAAATGGTTTGTTTTATTACAACTGTCCTAAAAAAGTTAATGACAGACGCAGCTGCAGAgatgaaacaaaacacaacaaaacaataaatgaaaataaaaataaattcagtatctgatcaaatgtctccccttctgttcctgagatatgagaCAGGTGCAGTGACCATAACCTTAAATCACTGTGACTTAAAgtaaacgtttgtgccaaacttgaagaaattccctcaaggtgttcttaagataaatcatgttcacaagatttagacagacacaaggtcactgtgaccttgaccttcgacaaccaaaatctaatcaggtcagtgttgagtccatgtggacatttgtgtcaaattggAAAGACATTCCCTTTAGGTGTTCTTAAGACATATGACGCTCACAAGATGtagacagacacaaggtcacagtgacgttgGCCTCTAGtaatcaaaatctaatcagatcattgttgagtccaagtagacatttgtgtcaaatttgaaaaacattACCAttaggtgttcttgagatattgtgttcatgagaatgagacagatgcaaagtcacagtgcccttgacctttgaccttagaccaccaaattcttatcagttcattatCAAGTCCAagcggacatttgtgccaaagttgaggaaactccctgaaggccttcttgagatattacgttcacaagaatgagacaggtgCTGTGACCTTTACCTtagaccaccaaattctaatcagttcatccttgactcaaagtgaatgtttgtgccaaaagaaattcagttcattgttgagtccaagtggacgtttgtgccaaatttgaaaaacatcCTATCCAAATTTCCTATGATATCAATTCATGAGAATGAGCcagataaggtcacagtgaccttgacctttgagctacgaccaccaaaatctcatcagttcatccatATCttaaagtggacgtttgtgccaaattttgaaACACGTTCCctcaaggtgctcttgagatataGGTCAATACAATAAAAGCCAAAGCCAGCTGTTATATTTCAAACCATCAgaaacatcaaattaaaaaaaactttggcTTCCTATAGTGTAATAAACCTGCGTTTATCAccgttgccatggaaaccctCCCAGCCCTTGGTACCTGCGGGCGGCCTGGCGGGGATGCTCATCAGCAGCGTGGGGCTCCATTTGCTCCACAGGCCATAGTTGTGCGAGCGGCAGCGAACTCGGACCACAAAGTCGCCGACGGGGAGGCCGAGCAGCTCGACGTGAGGCTCCCGCAGAGGGTGTTTCACCTGCGTCATATCACATGTTTATTATATACAGAACATCAAACTGTTCTCATCAGTCGAACCAGAAGTGGATCGTGTTGCTCTGTATGTGTACgtgaacatttttttctttgtacctTCCAGTTGTCGGGCTCAGTGACACGTCTGTACTGCAGCTCGTACACCAGCGTGATCCAGCCATACTGCAGGTCGGAGGGCACCGGGTACGTCCAGGACAGCAGCGCATTGTGACCCATCTCATCCCCACCAGCATCCGTCAGCACGTAGGTCAGATTCACCGGAGCTTCGGTCTGAACTGTGGacaacaggaacacacacagaaacatgttgtGACGTGTTaagaaaggagaaagaaacatgtttttagattttaaaagaCAGTTTTTAAATGCTTCTTCTGGTCGTCAcgattctgcaaaccacagatatgttacatctgCATGTTATTACGTACCAGACGCATTAAAATGTGACACAACGTTGTGGTTAACGTgcggttaggttaaggcaacaaaaaccacagatgtcttgataaaaaaacaccaatgtttgaGGGCTAGAaggccgctggaaaaacagccatgtgTTGCTGAAAAACAGCCACGTTTaggggctgaaaagctgcaggaaaaacagtgacagtcgctaaaaaaacagccacgttttgaggtaaaaaaaaaagtcgctGGAAGACTAATGATGGATCActaaaaaagctgctggaaaaacagccatgtttgggTGCTGAAAAGCAACTGAAGAAACAGTAACAAGTCACAAAAAGCCACATTTTGGGGCTAAAAATCTGCTGGACAAATAGTGATGATCGATAAAATGAACCTAAGTTTATGGCCTAAAAAGCTCCTGGAAAGGCAGCCATGTTTGATttctaaaaagccactggacaAGTCACTAAATCACTGGCActttgggggctgaaaagctgcaggaaaaatgATGATGGGTTCCTCAAAACCACACATTTGAGGGCTACAATTCCGCTGGAAAAACTGCCATGGCTgctaaaaaacactcatgtttggtgcctaaaaagctgcaggataAACAGTGATTGGTCGCTAAGACACATCCTCACTTGGGGGCTGAAGAAACACTTGAAAAGCAGCTACAACCGATCATTCAATCACCACCAGTTTAGTAGTTTGTTGGTCTCACAGTGGGCTGCAGCTTGGTAGCAGTTGCCTCGGTGACACACcttccaccatcccctccacctcctgatgacaaagtcagctcacacaCTACACCATTTTCTTCACTGGCCCACGATGCACTGTGACTAATCCCCTggtcatatatatgtatatgtataattAAAAATAGATGTAGTGAAGCAAGGCCTTCATGTATGGAGCATGTTGCTGTAAATCTTTCAGAGCTGGATGTTATAATGAGATGATATCCTCTATTATTCATGCAGCAAGGACACATCAGTTATTTCACGTTTATGACCTCATTGAGTTCATTTATAATTCATattgtgcacatttttattaatagataaccattttttaaaagactTTAGAACAACTGATACATGCTCACGCTAAAGTGAATCCATCATGttcttgcttaaaaaaaaaaaaaaacagccacgaTTGagactaaaaagctgctggaaaaaaaagtaatggtTCCTTGATAAACCATCAATGtttggggctaaaaagccactgtaaATCACC
This genomic stretch from Epinephelus moara isolate mb chromosome 16, YSFRI_EMoa_1.0, whole genome shotgun sequence harbors:
- the LOC126403476 gene encoding growth hormone receptor-like: MLWLLLCLLPPVGSSRIVAQDVDYKEKHSHEEVAVMKRPHIYFCRSPNMEDFSCWWHPLDNLTDREPVRYVLTYSKDKGPKHECPDYVTSGPNSCHFDSSHTSIWKMYCLNVTAVTARRNYTSEEHCLDVAEIVQTEAPVNLTYVLTDAGGDEMGHNALLSWTYPVPSDLQYGWITLVYELQYRRVTEPDNWKVKHPLREPHVELLGLPVGDFVVRVRCRSHNYGLWSKWSPTLLMSIPARPPAGKLLVLILVTGVGVVALLVIAFGVIPQSRRIKDYFLPPIPKPRIIGIDPLLLKKGNLDEINRHFSNFHSYRPPSYTEEVWDHVSTNDVYLTTPKDCSVPADQTDRQKDALMVPCDLTPVAAHHHLTTQHPSSYLQGLSPYCSSPPEPFAPSLDPPSSWPRPEIVSLPGTEYSVMGHPGLPNTVPAPVATSRSPQDFYTCVQLMNEIGEVHLVPCLPPPYCREFPPLPRVNSEAEEKKKEEEKKKKLADCQARTNAMKDGGEAERSEAAVPLLPVTVDNKG